The sequence below is a genomic window from Malassezia restricta chromosome IV, complete sequence.
gtCGCGTGGATGGAGTCACGACCGTCAAGGCTGACTTGATTCAGCCAGGCGCATCAGCCATTGCACCCAAGGAGCCTCTTCGAGTTTCTGGGCTGCTCGATCGCCTGTACGAGTTCGATGAGCTCACGCCGGCTCTGGGACGCACGTATCCAACGCTCCAGCTCCGCGACTTGTTGCACCACGAAAAGGCGGACGAACTGATCCGTGACTTGGCTATTGTAATCTCCCGCCGGGGCGTGGTATTTTTCAAAAACCAGGACTTGTCACCCCATGAGCAGAAGTTCGTCACGGACCGCTTGGGCCATGTCACTGGCAAACCCGCGAGTTCAGGACTGCACATTCACCCTGTGTACAATGCCGAGCGGCAAGGCAAAGATCAAGTCGTGGACGAGAACGGCACACAGAACAAAGATAATGAAATCAGTGTGATTTCAAGCAATCTGCATCGCTCGCTGGATGTTGCGCCCCGCTCCAGTGCGGACGAGTGGCACAGTGACATTGCTTTTgagcctgtgcctgctgaCTACACATCGCTGAAGGTGCATACGATGCCACATACTGGCGGCGACACATTGTGGGCGAGTGGCTACGAGGTGTATGACCTACTTTCTCCGCCTTTCCGCGCGATGTTTGAAAAGCTAGAAGGCTTTTACTATCCGCCAGAGTTTACTATGTCTGCTGCGCGCCACAATTACCAGTTGTACGCTGGACCACGCGGGGCGGCAGAGAACGTGGGCACGCATCTTACGGCTAGGCACCCACTCATTCGCACGAATCCTGTCACAGGCTGGAAGTCGGTGTTCGGCATCGGCCACCATTTCCACCACATTGTGGGCGTGAGCGCGGACGAGAGCGATCTGCTTAAGCGCTATATCCGTGATCTGGTGACACAAAACCACACAACTCAGCTGCGATACCGTTGGGGCAAGAACGACTTGGCGATATGGGATAATCGATCCACATACCATGCTGCGACGCCCGACTACTTTGAGCTTGGACCGCGCTCTGGAGTGCGTGCCGTCTCGTGCGGTGAGCTTCCTTACTTTGATCCAAACAGCCGGTCGCGACGTGAAGAGCTGCAGGGCAAGCTGATCTAGGTTACATTGTAGTATACATTGGTTTTGATTTTCAGCAAACATCCTAGCTTTGAAAAAAGGGCAAGGTGTTTTGATTTTGCGACTCAGCAGAACGGCTTGATGCCAGCATTGCCCTGTCGCTGCGAGCCTGTCTGGCACAAAGACGTCTCTTGCACATTCTTGCGCCTAGGCAGTTTTGATGCCGACAGGACATTGATGCGGTTATTGTATCGCAGCAAAAATGGCTCAAAATTCCTCGTGGGTACATGGCTAATCAAGTCATCCCGAGAAATGTCTTTGAACACATAGCGCTAGAGAGATTGACAAACACCCTTCAGACTTGGTTCGCAAGACTTGTCTCACCATGGCCATCAGAACTGAGGTAGATCACACCACCAAGTCTTGATATTCAGCGTGAGAGTGCCAAGACTTGGAAGTGTTTGTGCATTTGCCCTCAGACGCGCTTGTGATTCGGCATGCATTTTGCTGTTGCGTCAATGATCCGGCTCCCAATAGACAATAGATCTTGAACTGAAGCTGCAGTCCATGTAGTAGCATACGCAATGATCTTGCTGTACATTTTATTTGAGTATGAGCGCGGTGGAAGGAAGACGGCGAGATTGGCGTCGCTAGATTCGCTTAAGTTCCCGTTCCAACTCATCGCAGCACATCGGGTTGAATTTGCAGGGCAAGTCTTGGGGCGATGCATTATGTACTGACGTATGTCAACTGATCGTGTACATATTCACGGAAAACGAATTCTTAGATGAGGCCTTGGGTCCGAGCCTTGACATGCACGTCCACTTAATGGTTCGCATGTTGCTCTCTGAGTAGCCATTGGGCCTATGTGGACATCCGCATCAGTGCAACGAATCGAGTAGAGCTTGGTACATATCTGTTCGATTATAAAGAGCCAAGATAGGTGGCCTCTTTTTCCTAAGAACAATCCTGTTTGGATAAGTTCTAACGTATTGCGCCAAATGAAAGGCAAAAACCCCTATGAAATAGTGGAAACGCTTCCACTTTCCCCACGATAATTCAAATTGTCATTCAATATCACTCTAAAACCTTAACATGATCCGGAAAAGGCAAAACGTGACCGCACTCTGGGGATATAACAGAAATGAGTGGTGAATTTATGAACCCTGTAGACATTGACAGGACTAGTTAGATCCTGGCCCTAAGGCTCGCCATCTATACATGACCCAACTCATAGTCATTCAGTCTACCCATTTCCAGACCTAGTTGCTCTTCCGCTTGCCAACCTTGATCTTAAAGGGCCTGTCAAAGTCAACGGCAAATGTGATGTGGCGGAGGAACGACTGGCCCAACACGAAGCCGTGGGGTTCAAACATAAGAGAGCCTTGTACGCCAATCTTGACGGAGCCAACAATGGGCAGGAGGCACTTGCCGTGATACTTATTGCCTGTAATATCTTCTTCAGGAATCTCCACGTCTAAGAGGCCCAGGACTTCAGAGAACTTGAGCTTCGGCGGGTTCTTGCAGTCAACCAGGCCGATAATATTACTACCATTGTCCACCTCCTTAACTTCAGCACCGATTTCGCTAAAAATCCTTCTAGCATTGAGAGCTGTGGTGATAATACCATGAGTGCCCGTATCAAAATGAAAGACCACAGGTACACCACCGTTGAACCTGCCCTTCATACCAGCGTGGTTCTGAGTAATGCCCGCGTTGACGACTTCCTTGAGGCCGCCTTCAGCCAGGGATTCATCATGCTCTCCGATAACGAGCTTTCCGCCGTCACCGATGGTCATTTGCCACTTGCGATTGTCAATCACGCGTTGATCCCTTAGGTTGGAAATAAGATCAGCCTTTTTCGGCAGAGTCTTGTACCAAAAATTCTGGGCGAGACCAGGATACAACAGGCCCAAGATACCGCCAATCTTGTCGTCCATCACAACGCTGTAGTACTTCTTACTTAGCATACCGATAGGGAACGACTTGGCTGTCAAATCTCCCACCGAGAAGTCATCCAGGATCAAAGGACCATTGGCCTTTCCGCCACTTAAGTATGAAACCGTGAACACCCCAAGCGGTTCGGAAGCCGAGCTCGACTCTTTGGGCTGGTAAAACGAATCTTTCACGATCGTAGAAGGACTGCCAATGTCCACAATGATCGGCACCTTTTTCTTCTCTGAACCAATCTTCACATCAATAACAACATCACCAAGCGTATCCTCGACAGAGGCCGAGCCGCTATCACCGCGCTTCTGCAATGTGGCGTCGCTTTCATTAAGAAGAGCTTGACGCGACACCCACCTATTAACATCGTTCAACAAGGCATCGGCGCGCTTATCTGTTGGAATGTCGGTCAGCGATTTGCCTGCGAGGCCGAGATCCAGCTTTAATGCCGAGGCACCAGCGATCGTGAAGAACACTCCAGCCAGAATGTTTTGCGAAAGCTTCATCAAGGCGATTTTGACAAGTCTAGTGTCCGGTCCCTTGGACTTTTATGCGACTGACTCCTTTGCACCGTTCCACATATCGAACCAACAGCTTTGCACGAGATTGGTCAGATTGACAGAGTCGCGAACGAGTTAAAATTTTTTGCCCTTGTTTGATTTAAACTCCATAATTAAAACGAGTTTGAAGGGATCTCTGGACGTGAGCCACGTGAATTCGTAACGGAGTTTTCGGTCTTGCGTGCGATGCAATTCGGAACCGACGTTAAGTACGCATAATATCGAGTCAAGAGCGCTACCAGAAATATTCGCTCGCCTGCTGAGGCACGAAGGTACGGCATTGAGCCTAGTTCAAGGAAGATCGGGTTGTGGCTTAGCTTTGGTGCATCTATCAGGACATTCTTAGACTGCGGGGCAAACTTGATGTAGGTTTGTGTAAACTGGAGTATTTGCCGTGCTGGGCATACATTGTGCACGAGGAGTGAGGCATTCGCTCAATCCGCTAAATACGTACGATGATCTAACAAGAACTTGATGAGAAGCCACAGGCTATGTTACGCAACAATATGTGACACACGAAGAACGAACTGTGTCTAGGTATTTGATGGATTCGATGTCGTTGCTTAAACCTCGCGTTCATGCATGAATATTCGTATTAAAACGGCGAGTGAAGGCATTCAGGATAATGAAGGGAATACTTTGAATTTGGAGTATGCTTAGAGCTACTCATGATGTACCGTGCATTGACGCCAATAGCAAGCTTAAAGTCTTGGGGGATAAGTGAGACACCTTCACCGTCATGCAACCTTATGTGCTGGACGAAATGAATGACAACAGCGCCTTTTGAGTTGGAGTGCAACTCGCGCCAGACATGCTTCACAGGCATCATCTGCTACTCTAGATTGTACTGGAACCCGCGATACATTGAGCGTGATACATCGTAAAAATGATGCCTGTCGCGATGGACTCGAACGAAAAATAAATACGTGAACAAGAGGCGCCCAGAGACTTGCTCCTTGGAGTGTCTGGGCACTTACAACGAAAGCAGTATGAACCACAGTACTGCATGAATAGTCGCGAGTGTAGGGCCTCTTACGCAGCTCAAGATGTACGAAATCTTTCGCGTCTCGATTTGCAAAAAGGTACCTTGATGATGATCGAGTATGTCTCGCTCGATGATTGACACTCCAGTTTCGCGGTTTCTTTTGACGAAGTGCTCAAGATACTGCTTGTTTGACTGACAAGCGCTTGGCTTACATTCTAGCTGCCTTTGCTTAGGGTAACTTCCTTTAATGTCCGTATAACGTATGTAGGCACTAGGAAATGCTGAGTGAGGAGCAGGGTGCGCTGAAACAAAGAGGCCATTCTGAATTAACATGGGTAGAACGAGACTGACGACATAAACTAGACCCTGAAAGCCGTTGCAAGACCAGAAAAATGTCATGGAGCATCACTCCAGCATTCCTACACTTGACATGCTGTCGAAGTGGACATTGTATCACACTCCTGCTAAAGTACAGGACATTTGCGCTAATCATAGCAGCCCAAACATACAAACTGACAAACGGGGATACATGCTTTAACAGGCGTTGAACCCTGTCCGGCTTGCTGTGCGTGCACTGGTGAGCTGCATTTTTGCAAGCGCGAGAGCGCTGATAGGCTTGATACAATGAACTGGGGCAGTAACCCTAATAGCTGTGGTACACGTGCAAAAGGTGACCAATCAAAAAGCAAACTTCGTAAATGAAACATTTTTCTCAAGCTTCATGGCTGAGGTCATGAAGCGTTAAATAGAAGTGACTGGCAAGGGGTTGCGTATCAGCATTTTTATCGTCATGTTCAAGTCTTTCCTGGTTCTTactgctgccgccgcttcGCTCGTTGCTGCCTCGGACCGTGTGTCTGTCAAGGGCTACACTGCTGACGCCAAGGGCTCCCTGGACTGCAAGTTCGGCAGCGGCGACATCCTAAAGAAGTGCGGCACCTGTGCCCAGAGCATCACCGAGTGCGCTACCTCGAACCCCAACAAAACAGAGGAAATCTGCGTTAGTGAGATTGCCTCGTTCGCTGGCGACTGTGGCGGCTGCGCTGTTGACATCCTCGAGTGCCTTTAAATGCCAAGATGCACATCGCATAACTGTGACTATGGTGCTGCCTGATAGTGGACCCCTTCGTAGTAGCCAGATTTATTAATTTACCTATGCATTTTTTCGTCACCTTCAAACAGATGGATTGCATGGGCGTCTGGACATCGCAAAATGTGGTGAGTACTGTTGGTGGTCTGGGTGCTAAATACCGGATGCATGTTCAAAGGGGAATGCAACATTGTTTAGTGACCTGAGATCCACATTTCCGTTTTCGCATCAGATCTCAAGTATGAAGAGAATCGGCGAGCA
It includes:
- a CDS encoding Taurine dioxygenase, which codes for MASITPATSTMLETRRRVDGVTTVKADLIQPGASAIAPKEPLRVSGLLDRLYEFDELTPALGRTYPTLQLRDLLHHEKADELIRDLAIVISRRGVVFFKNQDLSPHEQKFVTDRLGHVTGKPASSGLHIHPVYNAERQGKDQVVDENGTQNKDNEISVISSNLHRSLDVAPRSSADEWHSDIAFEPVPADYTSLKVHTMPHTGGDTLWASGYEVYDLLSPPFRAMFEKLEGFYYPPEFTMSAARHNYQLYAGPRGAAENVGTHLTARHPLIRTNPVTGWKSVFGIGHHFHHIVGVSADESDLLKRYIRDLVTQNHTTQLRYRWGKNDLAIWDNRSTYHAATPDYFELGPRSGVRAVSCGELPYFDPNSRSRREELQGKLI
- a CDS encoding eukaryotic aspartyl protease; the protein is MKLSQNILAGVFFTIAGASALKLDLGLAGKSLTDIPTDKRADALLNDVNRWVSRQALLNESDATLQKRGDSGSASVEDTLGDVVIDVKIGSEKKKVPIIVDIGSPSTIVKDSFYQPKESSSASEPLGVFTVSYLSGGKANGPLILDDFSVGDLTAKSFPIGMLSKKYYSVVMDDKIGGILGLLYPGLAQNFWYKTLPKKADLISNLRDQRVIDNRKWQMTIGDGGKLVIGEHDESLAEGGLKEVVNAGITQNHAGMKGRFNGGVPVVFHFDTGTHGIITTALNARRIFSEIGAEVKEVDNGSNIIGLVDCKNPPKLKFSEVLGLLDVEIPEEDITGNKYHGKCLLPIVGSVKIGVQGSLMFEPHGFVLGQSFLRHITFAVDFDRPFKIKVGKRKSN